A single window of Watersipora subatra chromosome 9, tzWatSuba1.1, whole genome shotgun sequence DNA harbors:
- the LOC137404810 gene encoding inactive protein tyrosine kinase pTKL-like: protein MQTVEKYWLREISVVEYAAVKMEKENVDIGEESWAVMNTSELLSIIQEYPAIYNKSSQCFRNQRLILNAWNQVADRMKSSVAMCQKCYRSFRTRIGRYVRARAGPSGSGLKDIICEDSEYEQYRWLFTHIKQRGVVTSAQSESSAPSPILSPDPSSASSPVPSSAPSPGPSSAPSPAPSPVSPSAPSTVPSSGPVAKPKYTSSRKRPWSKASKLESEADEIDKQILKALEKPEEEDEDKLFAMSIVPKLRRLKGRVKSRAQLDILRILDDAEFAEPAYQQQEQQQWSGETSQFMQML from the exons ATGCAAACGGTCGAGAAATATTGGTTACGAGAAATCAGCGTAGTGGAATACGCAGCAGTAAAAATGGAGAAGGAAAACGTAGACATTGGAGAGGAAAGCTGGGCAGTAATGAATACATCTGAACTGCTCTCAATAATTCAAGAATATCCggctatatataataaatctagCCAGTGCTTTCGAAACCAGAGACTTATATTAAATGCGTGGAATCAGGTGGCAGATAGAATGAAATCATCGGTGGCAATGTGCCAGAAATGCTATCGTTCGTTCCGAACGAGGATTGGAAG ATATGTCAGAGCAAGAGCAGGGCCTTCTGGGTCTGGACTAAAAGACATTATATGTGAAGACTCTGAATATGAGCAATATCGATGGCTCTTCACGCACATCAAACAAAGAGGAGTTGTGACATCAGCGCAATCTGAGTCATCTGCTCCATCACCTATTCTATCCCCTGACCCATCCTCTGCTTCATCACCCGTTCCATCATCTGCTCCATCACCTGGTCCATCATCTGCCCCATCTCCAGCTCCATCACCTGTTTCGCCATCAGCTCCATCAACTGTTCCGTCATCTGGTCCAGTTGCTAAACCTAAATATACCTCTTCTAGAAAACGACCATGGTCGAAGGCTAGCAAGTTGGAGAGTGAGGCAGATGAG ATCGATAAACAAATCCTGAAGGCTCTTGAAAAACCAGAAGAGGAAGATGAGGATAAACTATTTGCTATGAGCATTGTGCCAAAGCTTCGACGTCTCAAAGGACGGGTGAAAAGCCGAGCACAACTCGACATCCTGAGAATTTTGGATGACGCTGAGTTTGCGGAGCCTGCGTACCAACAGCAAGAGCAGCAGCAGTGGAGTGGAGAAACTAGCCAGTTCATGCAaatgctttag
- the LOC137404811 gene encoding uncharacterized protein, protein MPNVIGALDGKHVAIECPSGGGSLYYNYKHFHSTVLMAVCDADYRFLSLSIGSYGSENDAGIFKHSSFIRKFDHGVHDLPPPTQHGQYSIPYYLVGDEIFPLTSWLMKPWPGKNLSQEQQVFNYRLSRSRRTIENTFGILCARWRIFRRPIHAKLDLVDLIVQACVCLHNYLMLTDNASYKPTGFVDSYSDTGDLIEGDWRKEVTEGGGALGRLRPRPLKHTYTAKEIRECLTRYVNSPEAALPWQVQLVTSTGKRQHGDTVQ, encoded by the coding sequence ATGCCAAACGTTATAGGAGCATTGGATGGGAAACATGTGGCTATTGAATGTCCTAGTGGAGGTGGCTCATTATATTACAACTATAAACATTTTCATTCCACTGTTCTCATGGCTGTCTGTGATGCCGATTATCGCTTCTTAAGTTTGAGCATCGGTAGTTATGGCAGCGAGAATGATGCTGGAATTTTTAAACACTCATCATTTATACGAAAGTTTGACCATGGAGTACATGATCTTCCTCCACCCACACAGCATGGTCAGTACTCTATCCCATACTATTTGGTTGGAGATGAAATATTTCCACTTACCAGTTGGCTCATGAAGCCATGGCCAGGCAAAAATCTGAGCCAAGAGCAACAAGTGTTTAATTATAGACTCTCAAGAAGTAGAAGAACGATAGAGAATACATTTGGAATACTGTGTGCACGATGGCGTATATTCCGCCGGCCAATCCATGCAAAATTGGATTTGGTAGACCTGATTGTCCAGGCTTGTGTTTGCCTCCATAACTACCTGATGCTCACCGATAATGCTAGCTACAAGCCAACAGGCTTTGTTGATAGCTACAGCGATACGGGCGACTTGATCGAAGGCGATTGGAGAAAAGAAGTAACAGAGGGTGGTGGTGCCTTAGGCAGACTCAGACCACGACCCCTCAAACATACATATACTGCAAAGGAAATCAGGGAATGCCTCACAAGATATGTCAACTCGCCAGAAGCAGCACTTCCATGGCAagtacagcttgtcacaagCACTGGGAAGCGGCAACATGGTGATACTGTGCAATGA